A genomic region of Thunnus albacares chromosome 4, fThuAlb1.1, whole genome shotgun sequence contains the following coding sequences:
- the cfap57 gene encoding cilia- and flagella-associated protein 57 has translation MATVVAQSHFIFGLRTGVTNNLCFFDEQTVVFPSGNNCVCYNTVQRCQRFIPGSEKSQGMRALAISANRRYLAVSECGEKASITVFDLQHAQGRRKKVLTAGDMLVEEFVCMAFSPDSKYLIGQTGGSEWMLIFWLWEKQKVLATVKTGNPYNPVTQVSFNPYNNMQLCVSGTGVFKLFRYSEGALKQCSFPKVESINFLCHTWMTAERVIAGTDTGRLLVFESGDLRREIKTATKPEQGHSDRQVEMKKIKDTDMDEGPAVSRITAILSYSKGFACSMGPGSVCLFEKTEEDSYRKSREIQIPPDPCNNELTPAECQEIDTMCISPAEETLAISTDRGQLYSISLFLTEMNKKEQLHFEFLSQSFHSKSITGLSVCIRKPFVATSSLDHSVRIWNYETKVLELYKEFQEEAYSVALHPTGLFMLVGFSDKLRLMNLLIDDIRTFKEFTVRGCRECAFSHGGHMFAAVNGNVIHIYSVTSFENILNLKGHNGKVRAIEWSLDDSRLVSCGMDGAVYEWNTQTGKRGSESVLKSCSYTDVAFSSDCRTILAVGTDLTLKEIQDCQILREVPADDVAHTAVAVSHSGRVVFTGTSSGTIRAIKYPLPIQKEWIMYQAHCGPVSKMAITFDDQFLLTVSEDGCLSMWKIIDKEGRGLKSHKQIIHTEEILITKSDLEEKTQNMLELKMRLEELQMENEYQLSLKDMNYNEKMKELSDKFTQQIEALKTTQQVMKTEMEKQVHEHQQKSSEVTMTHSKEVKDLELSYSQKLIVEHERYQELQQQYQRMQEDYEKQLKNAAESKSQAVEELTQHYEARLQDKTQLLAQCQEEAQQQISEFKEIIRQVEEDEERKIHDIQLKYEKKLHTEKETNATLKGETGIMTQKFYSLQRQIDERCTDINQLKQERQRLLGLIRSLESDIGDLKRQISGHEKTNQDKDRTISGLKRKNQELEKLRFVLDFQLNELKKQTEPQQDNIKGKKERIHQLEEELVQMDKSNTQLKLTVSDLKLKLRTRDKEMYKEMQKVKDLETHLQRLKSDLHNCAGFIQEPRKLKDSVQMIYAQYVQTNGVENSSADNEIQRAFHRQRDHLERTVASLKTRLAKSAEEHEKVYVKIMKENVTLITEINELRKELRLARTQVKEYKAQLAIFKKSNKSRPNSEEGPKKEPTHEDVNPQD, from the exons ATGGCCACAGTAGTTGCTCAGTCCCACTTCATCTTCGGTCTACGGACAGGTGTTACAAACAATTTATGTTTTTTCGATGAGCAGACTGTGGTCTTTCCCAGTGGAAACAACTGTGTGTGCTACAACACCGTCCAAAGATGTCAAAGGTTCATTCCAG GTTCAGAAAAAAGCCAGGGCATGCGTGCTCTGGCCATCAGTGCCAACAGGCGTTACCTGGCAGTGTCAGAGTGTGGAGAGAAAGCCAGCATCACAGTCTTTGACCTGCAGCATGCACAGGGCAGAAGGAAAAAAGTTCTGACTGCAGGAGACATGCTTGTTGAAGAGTTTGTATGCATGGCTTTCTCCCCTGATTCCAAGTACCTGATTGGCCAAACGGGTGGTTCAGAGTGGATGCTGATCTTCTGGCTTTGGGAAAAACAGAAAGTCCTGGCCACAGTGAAGACCGGTAACCCCTATAATCCTGTTACCCAG GTCAGCTTCAACCCTTATAACAAcatgcagctctgtgtgagtGGAACTGGTGTGTTCAAGTTGTTCCGTTACTCAGAGGGAGCCCTGAAACAGTGCAGCTTCCCAAAGGTGGAGTCTATCAACTTCCTGTGCCACACCTGGATGACTGCAGAGCGGGTGATCGCCGGGACGGACACAGGCAGGCTGCTGGTGTTTGAGTCTGGAGACCTGCGAAGAGAGATTAAAACGGCCACTAAGCCTGAGCAGGGGCACTCTGACAG GCAAGTGGAGATGAAGAagatcaaagacacagacatGGATGAGGGCCCCGCTGTGTCTCGCATCACGGCCATTCTGTCCTACTCCAAGGGCTTCGCATGCTCTATGGGTCCTggctcagtctgtctgtttgaaaagacagaggaggacagtTATAGAAAGAGCAGGGAGATACAG ATCCCTCCAGACCCATGCAACAATGAGTTGACCCCGGCAGAATGCCAGGAGATTGACACCATGTGCATCAGTCCAGCAGAGGAGACGCTGGCCATCAGCACAGACAGAGGACAGCTGTACAGCATCAGCCTGTTCTTAACTGAGATGAACAAG AAGGAACAGCTACATTTTGAGTTCCTGTCCCAGTCCTTCCACTCGAAGTCCATCACGggtttgtctgtctgcattCGGAAGCCCTTCGTAGCCACCAGCTCTCTGGACCACTCTGTCCGCATCTGGAACTACGAAACAAA AGTTTTGGAGCTGTACAAAGAGTTCCAGGAGGAGGCGTACAGCGTGGCTCTGCACCCCACTGGCCTCTTCATGCTGGTGGGCTTTTCAGACAAACTCAGGCTCATGAACCTGCTTATCGATGACATCCGCACCTTCAAGGAGTTCACTGTGCGCGGCTGTAGAGAG TGCGCTTTCAGCCACGGCGGCCACATGTTTGCAGCTGTTAATGGAAACGTCATTCACATCTACTCCGTCACCTCTTTTGAGAACATCCTCAATCTGAAGGGGCACAATGGAAAG GTGCGTGCCATTGAATGGAGCCTGGACGACAGCCGGCTGGTGTCATGTGGGATGGATGGCGCGGTGTACGAGTGGAACACACAGACCGGCAAGCGAGGATCAGAGAGTGTCCTCAAGTCCTGCAGCTACACAGATGTTGCCTTCTCTTCAGACTGCAGGACCATCCTGGCTGTGGGAACAGACCTCACCTTGAAGGAAATCCAAGACTGTCAG ATCCTGAGGGAGGTCCCTGCTGATGATGTAGCTCACACAGCTGTGGCAGTGTCTCACTCTGGTAGGGTCGTCTTCACCGGGACCTCCAGTGGTACCATCAGGGCCATTAAATACCCGTTACCCATCCAGAAGGAGTGGATCATGTACCAGGCCCACTGTGGCCCCGTCTCCAAG ATGGCGATCACATTCGACGATCAGTTCCTGCTGACAGTGTCTGAAGACGGCTGCCTGTCGATGTGGAAGATCATCGATAAGGAGGGCCGAGGCCTGAAGAGCCACAAGCAGATCATCCACACTGAAGAGATCCTCATCACCAAGTCGGACCTCGAGGAGAag acccagaacatgctggagCTGAAGATGCGTCTGGAGGAGCTGCAGATGGAGAACGAGTACCAGCTCAGCCTGAAGGACATGAACTACAatgagaagatgaaggagcttTCTGACAAGTTTACCCAGCAAATAGAAgctctgaaaacaacacaacag GTCATGAAGACAGAGATGGAAAAGCAGGTACATGAGCACCAGCAGAAATCTTCAGAGGTCACTATGACACACTCAAAAGAAGTGAAGGATTTAG AGTTATCCTACAGCCAGAAGCTGATTGTGGAGCACGAGAGATACCAGGAACTGCAGCAACAATATCAAAGAATGCAGGAGGACTATGAGAAGCAGCTGAAGAATGCAGCAGAAAGCAAAAGCCAAGCAGTGGAGGAGCTCACACAGCACTACGAGGCCAGACTGCAGGACAAGACTCAGCTGCTGGCTCAG TGCCAGGAGGAAGCACAGCAGCAGATCAGTGAGTTTAAAGAGATCATAAGGCAAgtagaggaagatgaggagaggaagatcCATGACATCCAACTCAAGTATGAGAAGAAActtcacacagagaaagagaccaATGCCACTCTGAAGGGAGAAACTGGTATCATGACGCAAAAG TTCTACAGTCTGCAGCGACAGATCGATGAGAGATGCACAGATATAAACCAGCTGAAGCAGGAGCGGCAGAGGCTGCTAGGGTTGATCCGCTCACTGGAGAGCGACATCGGGGACCTGAAGAGGCAGATCTCTGGACATGAAAAGACCAACCAGGACAAG GATAGGACCATTTCTGGGCTGAAGAGGAAGAACCAGGAACTGGAGAAGCTGAGGTTTGTTCTTGATTTCCAGTTGAATGAGTTGAAGAAGCAGACTGAGCCTCAACAAGATAACATTaaagggaagaaggagaggatccatcag ctggaggaggagctggtgCAAATGGACAAGAGCAACACTCAGCTGAAGCTCACCGTCTCTGACCTGAAGCTCAAGCTGAGGACCAGAGATAAAGAGATGTACAAGGAGATGCAGAAA GTAAAAGATTTGGAGACACATCTTCAGCGGCTCAAGTCAGACCTCCATAATTGCGCCGGCTTCATCCAGGAGCCGAGGAAACTGAAGGACAGCGTACAGATGATCTATGCCCAGTATGTTCAGACTAATGGG GTGGAGAATAGTAGTGCTGACAATGAAATTCAGAGGGCGTTTCATCGCCAGCGCGACCACCTGGAGAGGACTGTTGCTAGTCTTAAGACAAGGCTGGCCAAATCTGCAGAAGAGCACGAGAAAGTCTACGTCAAGATCATGAAG GAGAATGTGACTCTGATTACTGAGATCAATGAGCTGCGTAAGGAGCTGCGTCTGGCGAGGACTCAGGTTAAAGAATACAAAGCTCAGCTGGCCATTTTCAAGAAGTCCAACAAGTCACGTCCCAACTCAGAGGAAGGACCCAAAAAGGAGCCCACACATGAGGACGTCAACCCGCAAGACTAA